The sequence CTTATGAAGCTGAATTAGAGCTTGAGTCTTGAATTTGTGTTATGTGTCAGTAATTAAAGTCATATTAATGTGTTCATACAAATGTGATGTATATATTAGTTTAACGATTAAATTACTATCaggtataaatatatttatcgcTCAGATACGTAAACATTGCCCATTTACAGTGAACATTAACataactttttaaatatttaattatcatAGGACTCAGATTTTGATATAAGAATGTTTAATCTTGCACATTAGTTTGTATTTTAACAGGTCtgttaatatatttatgtaaattacaTAGAAATAAAAAGCTGTGGGTGTATTGTGAGGCcctaaaaatctttttttgaaGGGTTCTTTTGTAAaggctattcattcattcattcatttattcattatctataacccttatccagttcagggtcgcggtgagtccggaacctacctggaatcattgggcgcaaggcaggaatacaccctggagggggtgccagtacttcacagggcaacacacacacacacattcactcacaaactcacacctacggacacttttgagtcaccaatccacctaccaacgtgtgtttttggagcgtgggaggaaaccggagcacccggaggaaacccacgcagacacagggagaacacaccacactcctcacagacagtcacccggaggaaacccacgcagacacagggagaacacgccaaactcctcacagacagtcacccggagcgggtatcgaacccacaacctccaggtccctggagctgtgtgactgcgacactacctgctatgccACTGCTGCAAGAGGTGGGTTAATGCCACAGAGCTCCACAGTCCTGGGGTTGCTTGTGGAACAGACAAAATGAACCAGCAGACCTGTAGTCAAGGGTCAGTGCAGAGCTTATAACGCAGataaacagatttatttacaaaccCTTCCAAATAAATTACAGTGTATGTTTACATGGTGAATGTATCAGCTGCTATGACTCAGCCTACATTCAAAATAGAGTAAATAGGTTCATTAGTCTCTCTTTAAATGTGAATATGAAGTGTTATGCAgataaaaaacaattattttttcTCAGGCTTATTTATATCGTCCAGATCGAAGGAGAATGGCTGATCATAGCCCATGAGGTGATTGTAGTCGTGAGGTAAGGCAAACATCATCGGGTTCACGAGCAAGGAGCGTTTCTTGGCGTAGAAACTAGTGAACATCTTGCTAACGTCTGGGATTGTAATGTCGCTCTGGTGGAACACAGTCTTCTTCTCTGCAAGAAAGATGTTGTAAGTGATAGCCGTGTACATGTCCGTGTCTTTGTTGTGATACAAGCGCACTACGTAGCCCTTGGTAATCACATGGAGGAGGACTGGAGTCAGAAAGGTGAAGAACCCAATAAACCCACAGAATGCCACCTTCGCAGCGAGACTGCTCACTCCGAGCCCTGTCTGCGTCAGAACGTACGGCATCACACACAAGCTGAACATGCTGGTGGAGTAGGAGAAAAACTTCACTCCTGCAAAGGAATACATAAGCATTTTATTATACATAGCACTTTGAGACTTAACTGTTACGATAGTGCTGGTCAtaattaattgtaatttatTAGTAGTATCTTGAAGCAACAACTAATTTGCAATGATAACAATCTTTTcaatatattcataaaaatattgTGTCAAAACATAATATGACCAAACATGTGCAAGCACCTCGAGGTTATTACACAGAGCAGGACAGATGAGTTAGCTAGTGGGTAACGTGAGCCCAGATTTGAAGACTGTCTAATAGGAATATCCCTCAGCTCTTTTCATGTTGGACACTTTTGACTAGAGGCTTGAGTTACCTGAGAAATCCTATTTTGTGGAATTACTCCACACGTCATTCAGCATTTCTTGTGAAATGAGGggattgatttaaaaaatgtgtctcTTTTGCTTCAATAACACTTTGGTCTATTCTTTTGAGGCCTTTAGAGATTTTTATTGAGTACATGATGGTACCTCAGCTACAATAGCATtattgaggtcaggtactgatgctggatgattagttctggatcataaacccTACTCCAAGTCATACTAAAATATTGTCTATAGCTCCATTACTCTGGCAATTTGACCCCCATTCTTCAATATTAGTGCTTCAAAGACACCATGAAGACACCCCTCTCTGAAATTCAAGTGTTTAACTTTGTaaccatgtctgtgtggggttgTTTATAAGATAGTATCATAAAAGTATCATGAATTAAATACGCCTTTAAAGACATagctgagcatttctgcttttaAATCGCAGTGTTCAAAAGATAGAAATGTAGAAAACAATGGTTGCTACTTCTTAAAATCCTGTCAACATTTCAAGATTCGACATTTCAAGCTGCAAGCAAGATATGGAGGATTGGGGGGTTGAATCACACATGCTGAATGAATTTGAAGGACATTTGAAAAATatgttagagataatgaattttGTTGAGCAAAGATTAGAAGAGAGATGGGTCTCTGTGATAACCACAGTGGGATTCTAACTATTCTTTGAACCTTTCCACTGTGTAGATTTGGAAAAATAAGCATAAAAAGTTAAAATTACCAAGCACTGCTTTGCCCAGATTCCCAGAGTAGATCAGGACCCCGTTCTCTGAGCTGACCGGCTGGGATGAAATACACCGTCCAGATATGTATGACTGAACCTGTCAAGACAAGAATGTCTCCAGTTAACAGCAGCCCTCTGAACTTTTGCTGCTATAGTATTTAtcaaaatcacatttacaagcaGTAAATTAGGATTGAAATATTTACCTTCGCTTCTGCATTTAAAATGGTCCTCCTGactgaattaatgaaataatcCTTGCGAAAAGATGGAGAATAGGTGACCGggcttttaacatttttttgttgAGTTTCTTTAAACAAGTGAATACTCCTGCAGTGCACAGGCCTCAGTATTTGTTGTGGGTTTCTCGAGATGTATCTAAAACCTGGTAAAGCACTGATCTGGT is a genomic window of Hoplias malabaricus isolate fHopMal1 chromosome X1, fHopMal1.hap1, whole genome shotgun sequence containing:
- the LOC136675946 gene encoding transmembrane protein 70, mitochondrial-like, which translates into the protein MYQISALPGFRYISRNPQQILRPVHCRSIHLFKETQQKNVKSPVTYSPSFRKDYFINSVRRTILNAEAKVQSYISGRCISSQPVSSENGVLIYSGNLGKAVLGVKFFSYSTSMFSLCVMPYVLTQTGLGVSSLAAKVAFCGFIGFFTFLTPVLLHVITKGYVVRLYHNKDTDMYTAITYNIFLAEKKTVFHQSDITIPDVSKMFTSFYAKKRSLLVNPMMFALPHDYNHLMGYDQPFSFDLDDINKPEKK